TTCATTGTGATATTAATGATTCACTGTTATTCTAATGTTCCACTGTTATACTTTCGAGTCACTGTTATTCTCATGGTTGAGTCTGATATTCATGGTTCACTGTGATATTTGTAGTTGTCTGTAATATTCATGGTTCACTGTGATATTTGTAGTTGTCTGTAATATTCATGGTTCACTGTGATATTTGTAGTTCTCTGTAATATTCATGGTTCACTGTGATATTTGTAGTTCTCTGTAATATTCATGGTTCACTGTGATACTCATGGTACACTCATGGTATGGTGTAATACTCTTAATCCACTTTCATATTCATAGATCCTTGTGATATTCATGGTTTAAAGTGATACAgactttactgttttttttttgggggttttgtTTGCTACTTATTCTCACTGTCAAACTCGTAACTCACTTCATGCTCACGGTTTACTGTGATTTTCATGACTTGCTGTGTTACTCATGGTTTACTCTGATATTGCTCTCTGTCATACACACTGTTCACTGTGATACTCATTTTAACTGAGAGACTAATGGTTCACTATTGTATTTGTACTACACtggaataaaccataccacgggcggggatagaacccgcgatcagagagtctcaaaactccagaccgtcgcgttagccactggaccagctagccacaataagattcgtccaactaggtatatttctacaccataggaaggttagcataggcaccactgtggtttgtttgcaatcgtgtcattacgatttcgtgagtcaagttacaCTGGAATGTTATGTAGTTGACCAATGTTAGAATCTTTTAATTTCACTTAAAACTTCTCATTTGTCTAAAGGGTATTCATTTTCTTTAGAGATTcaggtgaaaataaatggtataaaataccgacacaatggaaacataaacacatatgcagtttaatgtgatcctttattgacaacgtttcgcccacacagtgagcttttttcaagtcacaaacagatctgtttgtgacttgaaaaagcccactgtgtgggcgaaacgttgtcaataaagaatcacattaaactgcatatgtgtttatgtttccagagATTCAGGTCTTGGGTAGAACCTTCCAAATTGAACATACATGTAATTCAGTAAGTTATTTCTATTGTCATTAGTTAACAAACTTTCTGATTCTTTTTTGCAATTCTTTAACTAAAAAAATGCATTTATATTGTGATTGCTGATAAATACAAATATTTCTTTCATTCTTGCAGGGACTGGGATCAAAAGCAACTACAATTCCAGAAGTTCATAAAGTTTATTATACTCTGAAAATTTAGCAGCGACTTTCCTGAAGAAGCGGAGGCAATCTGGAAATTCTGTATTTAGCTACATGAAGTCTTGGGATCAGACTTTCCAGCGAGTTCAGCCTCATTCACTTATGGTGATGCTAACAAACTTTTCTGGTAACCATGAGGATGGAGAAACTGACGACTGGCAGGATACAACTTCCGTCCTCTTTTGCGGTTTTGCTGCTGCGGGCTTTGATGCTGTGGAGGACGGTGGAGCTTGGCAGAGCTGTAGGAGACATCCCGACTGACTCTTACAGCTCTTGCTTAGATGGATGCTCCTGCGGTATATTACTCTCCAAACATCTTCATGAGGAGCTGAAGACTTTTGATTGTTCATTTACCAACATGAAAACGTTTCCTGAGAAGTTGCCAAATGATCTGCAGGTACTAACTGTCAGAGGAAATTCCATTTACCATGTTTTGGACAATTTATCACAACTCACTGGCCTGCGAGAACTAGATTTGTCTAGCAATCGAATAAAATCCATTGGGAGAGGAGGAATGTTTCAGAACATGTCACGACTGTCGTACTTGAATGTCGGCAAGAACACTATATCCACTATTTTCCATGATAATCTTGTTGGTCCCAAAGCACTCGAACACCTAGTTCTCTCAAATAACAAAATAAACTATATCGAAGATGAGGCTTTGGTGGATCTTAAAAACCTACAGACTCTGGACCTGGAACAAAATTTTTTGGGCTCATTATATGAGGAATGGTTTCATGGTCTAAAACAATTGGTGGTTCTTAACCTAGCGCATAACAGGATTCACAACATCCCAGCATCGGTGTTTCGAGCTCTGGGGGCATTAGAACGTCTATACTTGGCTGGTAATCGAATTTCAACTGTAGACCCCCGCGCTTTCTCAGGCTTGATCAGTCTTCAGGTTTTGACACTCGAAGACAATCTTCTAGAAAGAATACCAACAGCAGCCTTTCAGAGTTTACCAATGTTAGAGAGGCTTTCTCTTGACCAAAATCCACTTACGAAGATTAAACCACTGGACTTTTCCCACCTCAGTGTAACAAAGATAAGTTTATGTCACATGCCAGAACTTAATATAATTGATTCTAAAGCCTTTTACAATCTGGTCAACATTTCAACTATAGAAATAACTAACAATGAGAAGCTAGCATATATTGACCCACTCGCCTTTATGAACGTAGACGCATTGAAGGAACTACAACTTCATAATAATAAACTTGAAGGTATACAGAAAGAAATGGCTCGATATATGCCCGAAGGTGTAGAGATTTCATTACATGAGAACCCCCTAAAGTGTGATTGTAATGTGCGCTGGCTACGTCAGTTGATAGATCTTGGTGTCAGTGCAAACATATCCCTTCTTGAACCCGACCACTTAGTGTGCTACAGCCCGCCCACTTTAGCACACAAGCTCCTGAAAGACGTTGTCGTCTCCAAACTTCCCAAAATTTGTGCTCCTACAGTGCTAAATTTAACCCAGTCTCAAAACGTTGTGGGCAAAGTTGGTGAACGTCAGGTGCTAGAATGTCGCGCCTTGGGTTCA
The window above is part of the Cherax quadricarinatus isolate ZL_2023a chromosome 72, ASM3850222v1, whole genome shotgun sequence genome. Proteins encoded here:
- the LOC128706004 gene encoding leucine-rich repeat neuronal protein 1-like, with the translated sequence MRMEKLTTGRIQLPSSFAVLLLRALMLWRTVELGRAVGDIPTDSYSSCLDGCSCGILLSKHLHEELKTFDCSFTNMKTFPEKLPNDLQVLTVRGNSIYHVLDNLSQLTGLRELDLSSNRIKSIGRGGMFQNMSRLSYLNVGKNTISTIFHDNLVGPKALEHLVLSNNKINYIEDEALVDLKNLQTLDLEQNFLGSLYEEWFHGLKQLVVLNLAHNRIHNIPASVFRALGALERLYLAGNRISTVDPRAFSGLISLQVLTLEDNLLERIPTAAFQSLPMLERLSLDQNPLTKIKPLDFSHLSVTKISLCHMPELNIIDSKAFYNLVNISTIEITNNEKLAYIDPLAFMNVDALKELQLHNNKLEGIQKEMARYMPEGVEISLHENPLKCDCNVRWLRQLIDLGVSANISLLEPDHLVCYSPPTLAHKLLKDVVVSKLPKICAPTVLNLTQSQNVVGKVGERQVLECRALGSPRPRLHWILPDNSLVNSTLNEVRRRFFPPGTLVYYHLKPTDRGVYTCVAENTVNRTYSSITLNVTGIDMHLFPVRVSSTFVTLVWNGTERRAFPSYKIVYSEVDANGTEVGEKRSSMTSPSRKTFTISRLKPESHYYFCIGNEDSTGYWLQISCCHATTQDVEFMMQGISRTSNVAVAAVMGIILVMTVVVCLMSVLSRKYRQRMYETPDKGSEGSIIPLDNLYRPLLTGS